One window from the genome of Anolis sagrei isolate rAnoSag1 chromosome 4, rAnoSag1.mat, whole genome shotgun sequence encodes:
- the MC3R gene encoding melanocortin receptor 3: MNTTIHWNLTFQPEEVNGSALYSNRDEDGVCELVFIKADVFLSLGIVGLLENIFVILAVIKNRNLHSPMYFFLCSLAAADMLVSISNSLETIMIVLLENGYLNINSHYIQPMDNVFDSMICISLIGSICNLLVIAIDRYITIFYALRYHSIMTVKKALALIGMIWIACICCGITFIIYSESKTVIICLIAMFFTMLFLMASLYVHMFMFARLHIKRIAAFPVDDVPQQRTCMKGAVTITILLGVFIVCWGPFFLHLILIISCPTNPHCFCYISHFNTYLVLIMCNSVIDPIIYAFRSLEMRKTFKEMVCCCFGLSSG; the protein is encoded by the coding sequence ATGAACACGACTATACACTGGAATCTGACGTTTCAGCCTGAAGAGGTTAACGGTTCGGCACTTTACAGCAACAGGGATGAGGATGGAGTCTGCGAACTGGTCTTCATCAAAGCTGATGTATTCTTGTCACTGGGGATCGTCGGCCTTTTGGAGAACATCTTTGTCATCCTTGCAGTGATCAAAAATAGAAATCTACATTCCCCCATGTACTTTTTCCTTTGCAGCTTGGCGGCAGCTGACATGCTGGTGAGCATATCTAACAGTCTGGAAACTATCATGATCGTCCTCCTGGAGAATGGCTATTTAAACATTAATAGTCACTACATCCAACCAATGGACAATGTCTTTGACTCAATGATCTGTATCTCGTTAATTGGCTCAAtatgcaaccttttggtcattgCTATTGACAGGTACATCACAATTTTCTATGCACTTCGTTACCACAGCATcatgacagtgaagaaagctctGGCCCTCATCGGAATGATCTGGATTGCTTGTATCTGTTGTGGCATCACTTTCATCATCTACTCTGAGAGCAAAACAGTTATTATCTGCCTCATTGCCATGTTCTTTACCATGCTTTTCCTCATGGCCTCACTCTATGTTCATATGTTCATGTTTGCACGTCTGCATATCAAGCGCATTGCAGCCTTCCCAGTGGATGATGTGCCCCAGCAGCGTACTTGTATGAAAGGGGCTGTCACTATCACCATCCTCCTTGGGGTCTTCATTGTCTGCTGGGGACCTTTTTTCCTTCATCTCATCCTCATCATTTCTTGCCCCACCAACCCACACTGTTTTTGCTACATCTCACACTTTAACACATACCTGGTTCTTATTATGTGCAACTCAGTTATTGACCCGATTATTTATGCTTTCCGGAGTCTGGAGATGCGGAAGACCTTCAAGGAAATGGTTTGCTGTTGTTTCGGCTTGAGTTCAGGATAG